GACGAGCAAAAAAGCGATCTATGAGTTCGACTGTTAAAGCTTCACCACCACAGGTAATATGCTTGAGGCCTTGGCAGTTCTCAATCCCTTTCTCCTCCAGCAAAACACGCAGCATAGAAGGAACCATTGCCAAAACAGTAATTTGCTGTTCAATAATTGTCTTCACAAGATAGGCGCTGTCTTGATGTCCACCTGAACGGGGCAATATTAACTGTGCGCCGAAGCATAACGGCCAAAATATCTGCCAGACAGAGGGGTCAAAGCTAAAAGATATAGTTTGCAGGACTTTATCTGTATCAGTTAAACCAAAAGTTGTTTGCCGCCAGTGTAGTTGATTGCAAATACCACAATGGGGAATCATCACACCCTTTGGCTGTCCTGTAGAGCCAGAAGTGTAAATGACGTAGATCAGATTCTCTGGTGTTGTCCAATTTACAGGATTCTCCTGGCTATTGTGAGCGATTACTTCCCACTCTGAGTCCACACAAACTACCTGCGTTTCATGAGTTGGTAGTTTACCCAGCAGTTTTTCCTGGGTGAGCATAACTGGTGTTTTTGTATCCTCTAAAATGAAGGCTAACCGTTCTGGAGGATAAGCCGGATCTAAAGGTACATAAGCGCCACCAGCTTTGAGAACTCCTAGTATTGCTACTATCATCTCTAAGGAACGATTCATGTAAATACCAACCAATATCTCAGACCCAACTCCCAATGTACGCAAGTGGTGTGCTAGCTGGTTTGCTTTTTGATTTAACTGTTGGTAAGTTAGTTCACTAGGTTTGTGGGGAACGGCGATGTGCGTAGCACGTTCTGTAAATTCGTTCTCGTCTAGATATACCACTGCAACTGCACCAGGAGATTTTTCTACCTGTGCCTCAAACATTTGATGAACACATAATTGAGTGTTATTAGTTTGCTGTAAAAGTAGTGTATGTTTAATAACATTGTTAGCGCTATCTACATTATTTTTGGACTGAGAGTATGATTGCTTGGTGTTAATTTGCATCTGTATAAAATAAAAGAATTACTGTTTGTTGGAATTGGGTATTTAAAATTAAAAATTAATACTGTGTATATTTAAAAATTACTAGTATCTATAACTAAAAGTCAGAGATTAGCCTTAGTGTAGAAAGGGGCATGATAGATTTCTCTTAGAAAGTCTTTCATAGTCTAAATCTATACAACTTTCTTTTGTTATTTTCTCTCTAGCTAAAACCAACTCTTGATAAGCAGTTTTTAATCTTGTTTCATCTTTCGCTTCTTGCTGAAAATGCTGTAAATAAGCTTCTAGATATTGAATACGTAAATGTAGATTGTCTGTATTCAGAAGAAAAGGTAGATCAGCTTCAACCATGAAACGTATAGCTAACAGGGGAATAGGGCTACGTAGAGGATAGAAATTTGGATTATGCAGTCCCCTAGTTGCTGTACGTTTGTGAAATTCTCCAATCATTAAACCTTTTTCCACAAAAAAGGGTTTGAGTTTTTGTTGAATATCATCAATGAGAGTGGCAGCATCATCCATATCAATATCAGGAAAGATGAGTAAAAAAGCTTTATTGATACAGGCTTTTTTATCGCGTGTTTCTATGTCTAGAAAGATATCTCTATGTTTGAATACAATATCCTCTACTTGTTTAGGTGCTAAATTTTTCACACGAATTACCGCCATATGAATGCTATCTGACTTGACTGAGTAAGGGATAAAAGGGCATACAGAGCCACTTCTGCCTAAATCAGCATGAGGTTTTGCCAAAAAATTCTTTACCCATTCCATCACTTCAACTAGATAAAGAATGTCTTGCTGAATCCGCTCAATCTCAAACAATGTATAAAGCTGCATACTATTGTTGTAAAATGTATGTCTAAATTCATATGAGACATTTTTACTAAAGAATTTGTAATCATCCGGAATTACTTGAAATAAAATACTCAGCAGTTAACTATTTTTTGGCGATCGCGTCATTAAATCCTAAACATTCCCAGTCATCCTCAAGAGCGAATTGCCAAAGTGAGTGATGCTGATGCTGTAAGTGCTGCTGCTGCTCGAATATGGTTCCAGAAAGTCCAATTATTTAGGTAGGTAGTCCATAACTGCACCCCATCAGCACTATCTGGTTTAATCAAGGCTAATGCTTCATTAAGTGGAACATTAAAGAAAATTGTTACACTTAATGTACCTATGAGGTAGAGTAAACTACCTGTAATTAAATAGACAGCATTCGTTCGTTGCCACCTCAATAATGAGGAAATTAAAAGGAAAATACAAATTCCACCTGTTCCCAAAAATACCGTCATAAAAAGTGGATTAATCACTGTAATATTAATCGACTGCATAGCCGCTATCCCCTGTGTCGGTTGAAGTCGAGCAAGAGCATTCATGACGAATGCAGAGAATGCGAAGAAAACGCCTGCCATTAGTCCACAACCTAATACTGCAAATAATTTCAAGATGAAAAATGAGTGGTCAAAGATTGCCATAAAACTATCTGTAAACAGCTTTTAAATAGTATTGTCAGCAATACAAAAATATTTATGCAAGAGGTCTATTTTGTAATCTATTTCTTGAGATTGCTCGTTTAAACAATCTCAAGGGTAGTTAAAAATATTACACAATAAAAATCAATAAACCCCATAAAAGAACGGTCATCTAGGTAGTACTTATAACTGAACCCATAGACTTTATCCTGGTAAATGAGCTATTACTAATTTAGCTTTTTTTGATAGATACTAAGCACCTATGCCTAGATCACTGTAAGCTCCAATTTGTCTACTATCTGTAGTAATAATTTGGTAACAGAGGTATAATCCTCAACTAATACTCGTAGAATAAGAGCGATCGCTCCTACCATATTTTCAAATATCGTTAAGTCGGTTTTCGTGCAAGTATAAAAATTTTTATTCGAGAGATGTGAGTAAAAAGCTTTAAGAAAAGCAAATAGTGCAAGATGGGTCGTATCATACGAATATGAGTGTACGTATTGAGCTTCTTCAGAGTTTGTTTGTTTCTGTCTCCAAGCTAACTCGCGCGTTCAAGGTAGCTGGAACGCGGACAAGTCATGCTGATGACTTAACGGGACTGGGTATTTCGGACACCGAGGCCCTAATTTTTATTGGCAGTCAGGAGAATTGCATTAATAGTGATATAGCGACTTATCTTGGCGTAGCTCCAACCACAGCTACTAGTATCATTGATCGATTGGTTCGTAAAGGTCTTGTCGAACGCAAACGTACAGAAGATAATCGTCGAGTCGTTAGGCTTGTCCTGACACCGAACGGAAGTACAATGCGACAGGTCTTTATTGAGAAGCATTTAACAGACTGCCGACGGATGCTAGAGATGCTAACGGATGAAGAACAGCTTGTATTTGTGCAGTTATTTGCAAAGGTTGCTGAGGCTGTCGAGCAGAATCGAGCCTCAGACAGCTAGTACCTAGTGTCTTGACAGATATTACTAATTTCGTATAATACGATTTTAGTAATATTATGTATGCAATAGCACGGGAGGCCATGATGTCCAACATTGGTCTTATCGTTAGCACCTCATCTAGAATTGGTGCAGCGATCGCACAGCGTTTCTTGGCACAAAGCTTTGTTATATGTAGTACATCACAACT
Above is a genomic segment from Nostoc sp. MS1 containing:
- a CDS encoding DUF6875 domain-containing protein; the protein is MQLYTLFEIERIQQDILYLVEVMEWVKNFLAKPHADLGRSGSVCPFIPYSVKSDSIHMAVIRVKNLAPKQVEDIVFKHRDIFLDIETRDKKACINKAFLLIFPDIDMDDAATLIDDIQQKLKPFFVEKGLMIGEFHKRTATRGLHNPNFYPLRSPIPLLAIRFMVEADLPFLLNTDNLHLRIQYLEAYLQHFQQEAKDETRLKTAYQELVLAREKITKESCIDLDYERLSKRNLSCPFLH
- a CDS encoding DUF1772 domain-containing protein, with translation MKLFAVLGCGLMAGVFFAFSAFVMNALARLQPTQGIAAMQSINITVINPLFMTVFLGTGGICIFLLISSLLRWQRTNAVYLITGSLLYLIGTLSVTIFFNVPLNEALALIKPDSADGVQLWTTYLNNWTFWNHIRAAAALTASASLTLAIRS
- a CDS encoding MarR family winged helix-turn-helix transcriptional regulator, with the translated sequence MSVRIELLQSLFVSVSKLTRAFKVAGTRTSHADDLTGLGISDTEALIFIGSQENCINSDIATYLGVAPTTATSIIDRLVRKGLVERKRTEDNRRVVRLVLTPNGSTMRQVFIEKHLTDCRRMLEMLTDEEQLVFVQLFAKVAEAVEQNRASDS